In Streptomyces sclerotialus, one genomic interval encodes:
- a CDS encoding purine-cytosine permease family protein has product MTIERPVFDGRMPAGAGDLSVERHGIGPVPESSRYGGPGRLFTVWFAPNLTMTGVFTGTVGIGLGLDFWTAFAAMALGTLLGAVPSACLGTWGSLTGTGQLPLSRLAFGSGVVLPGVLQWLSSIAWDALIGLFGGDALARLLGWPFWLGALTVLLLQGVVGVLGYEAIHRLQTVMTFVLGAAFLVIGVKLLDGVPLPSAATAHGADRAGAFLLTTTVALSLAISWAPYASDFSRYLPRSASRQRMFWYTLLGMAAAYLWVQTLGLWAAGLFTDQTAAGVHELLGGGALGAFGLLAIAASAVCSNAMNDYSGSLALQTAGVRIPRPLAAAVAAVLGFLLVLWMHAADTTARFQNVLLFVGYWIPGFIGVVAVDWCARARARGGRPVDVHEEFARPQPWWPAVLAFVVAFAAAVPFMDTSLYLGPVAEALHGADLAYFVAFLVSVAVYAPLRLRRGSGG; this is encoded by the coding sequence ATGACCATCGAAAGACCCGTCTTCGACGGGCGCATGCCCGCCGGCGCCGGTGACCTGTCCGTCGAACGGCACGGCATCGGCCCCGTACCCGAGAGCAGCCGCTACGGCGGGCCCGGCCGCCTGTTCACCGTGTGGTTCGCGCCCAACCTGACCATGACCGGCGTCTTCACCGGCACCGTGGGCATCGGTCTCGGGCTCGACTTCTGGACGGCGTTCGCCGCGATGGCGCTCGGCACGCTCCTCGGCGCGGTGCCCTCCGCCTGCCTCGGTACGTGGGGAAGTCTCACCGGTACCGGTCAACTGCCTCTTTCCCGGCTCGCGTTCGGCAGCGGCGTCGTCCTGCCCGGCGTCCTGCAGTGGCTCTCCTCCATCGCCTGGGACGCGCTGATCGGACTGTTCGGCGGGGATGCGCTGGCCCGGCTGCTGGGCTGGCCGTTCTGGCTGGGCGCGCTGACCGTCCTGCTCCTCCAGGGCGTCGTCGGCGTCCTCGGGTACGAGGCCATCCACCGCCTCCAGACCGTGATGACCTTCGTGCTGGGCGCGGCCTTCCTCGTCATCGGCGTCAAGCTCCTCGACGGCGTCCCGCTGCCGTCGGCCGCCACCGCGCACGGCGCGGACCGGGCGGGCGCGTTCCTGCTGACCACGACCGTCGCGCTGAGCCTGGCGATCTCCTGGGCGCCGTACGCCTCCGACTTCAGCCGCTACCTGCCGCGCTCGGCGTCCCGGCAGCGGATGTTCTGGTACACGCTGCTCGGCATGGCCGCCGCGTACCTGTGGGTGCAGACGCTCGGCCTGTGGGCCGCCGGACTGTTCACCGACCAGACGGCGGCAGGCGTGCACGAACTCCTCGGCGGCGGGGCACTGGGCGCCTTCGGGCTGCTGGCCATCGCCGCGTCCGCGGTGTGCAGCAACGCCATGAACGACTACAGCGGCTCGCTGGCCCTGCAGACGGCGGGCGTCCGCATCCCCCGTCCGCTCGCCGCTGCCGTCGCGGCCGTGCTCGGCTTCCTGCTCGTGCTGTGGATGCACGCCGCCGACACCACGGCCCGCTTCCAGAACGTGCTGCTCTTCGTCGGCTACTGGATCCCCGGCTTCATCGGCGTCGTCGCGGTCGACTGGTGCGCCCGCGCCAGGGCACGCGGCGGCCGGCCGGTCGACGTGCACGAGGAGTTCGCCCGCCCGCAGCCGTGGTGGCCCGCGGTCCTCGCCTTCGTCGTCGCGTTCGCCGCTGCCGTGCCCTTCATGGACACCTCGCTGTACCTCGGCCCGGTCGCCGAGGCGCTGCACGGCGCTGACCTGGCGTACTTCGTGGCCTTCCTGGTCTCGGTCGCGGTGTACGCCCCCCTTCGGCTGCGGCGCGGAAGCGGCGGCTGA
- a CDS encoding alkene reductase: MTNTAASPLLAPYSSDSLSLPNRLVMAPMTRFRAHEDGTPLPVVADYYAQRAEAGLLITEGIWPHRRGQSGWRIPGLETEAHVTGWRAVTDAVHARGGRIFAQLMHGGRQGHPRARLLGDVPAGPSAVPVPGPVHVKDGKAEAPLPREMTAQDIRTAIDDHVTAARNALRAGFDGVELHGANSYLIHQFLADNTNRRDDAYGHDRTRFAVELVTAVAEAVGAHRLGLRLSPGNPQFGMSESDPAPVYRALVDALDPLGLAYLHVTDNDDYPALADLRPRWHGTLIANVGENHAPTTQQQGEHVLAQGHADLVSYGRAFLAHPDLPARIAANDPLATPIDTEHLYTHGPEGYTDYPTLEEERATQLATRAA, translated from the coding sequence ATGACGAACACAGCTGCTTCTCCCCTCCTCGCCCCTTACTCCTCCGACTCCCTCTCCCTCCCCAACCGGCTCGTCATGGCCCCCATGACCCGGTTCCGCGCCCACGAGGACGGGACACCGCTCCCCGTGGTCGCGGACTACTACGCACAGCGCGCGGAAGCCGGCCTCCTCATCACCGAGGGCATCTGGCCGCACCGCCGGGGCCAGAGCGGCTGGCGCATCCCGGGCCTGGAGACCGAGGCCCACGTCACCGGCTGGCGCGCAGTGACCGATGCCGTGCACGCACGCGGCGGCCGGATCTTCGCGCAGCTCATGCACGGCGGACGACAGGGACACCCGCGTGCGCGGCTGCTCGGCGACGTCCCGGCCGGGCCGTCCGCCGTACCGGTACCGGGCCCCGTGCACGTCAAGGACGGCAAGGCCGAGGCACCGCTACCGCGCGAGATGACGGCACAGGACATCCGCACCGCGATCGACGACCACGTCACGGCCGCACGCAACGCCCTGCGGGCCGGCTTCGACGGCGTGGAGCTGCACGGCGCCAACAGCTACCTGATCCACCAGTTCCTGGCCGACAACACCAACCGCCGCGACGACGCGTACGGGCACGACCGGACCCGATTCGCCGTCGAGCTGGTCACCGCGGTCGCCGAGGCCGTCGGAGCGCACCGGCTCGGGCTCCGCCTCTCCCCCGGCAACCCGCAGTTCGGCATGTCGGAGTCCGACCCGGCCCCCGTCTACCGTGCGCTGGTCGACGCGCTGGACCCGCTGGGCCTGGCCTACCTCCACGTCACCGACAACGACGACTACCCGGCCCTCGCCGATCTGCGCCCCCGGTGGCACGGCACTCTCATCGCCAACGTGGGGGAGAACCACGCCCCCACCACCCAGCAGCAGGGCGAGCACGTACTCGCCCAGGGCCACGCCGACCTGGTCTCCTACGGACGTGCCTTCCTCGCCCACCCCGACCTGCCCGCGCGCATCGCGGCGAACGATCCGCTCGCCACCCCGATCGACACGGAGCACCTCTACACGCACGGCCCGGAGGGCTACACCGACTACCCGACCCTCGAAGAAGAGCGCGCAACGCAGCTCGCCACCCGCGCGGCGTAG
- a CDS encoding TetR/AcrR family transcriptional regulator → MAGRKQFDVGAALDRAMRVFWQRGYADASLDTLATATGLGRGSLYGTFGNKDALFRQCLDRYATVHGTRYEEALAAHPGDPVRAVAAFFDVTLARIADPSVPSGCLIAQSAAQSATLPEENGARVRGLLDAQRDRVRAALAGSSADTRALDEAATFVVAVNQSLAVLSRAGTPDEELRSVARLACDTVAHTLARPRTGAAPEGVTQD, encoded by the coding sequence GTGGCGGGCCGGAAGCAGTTCGATGTGGGTGCGGCCCTGGACCGCGCGATGCGGGTCTTCTGGCAGCGCGGGTACGCGGACGCCTCGCTCGACACCCTCGCCACGGCCACCGGGCTCGGCCGCGGCTCCCTCTACGGCACCTTCGGCAACAAGGACGCGCTGTTCCGCCAGTGCCTGGACCGGTACGCCACCGTCCACGGCACCCGGTACGAGGAAGCGCTCGCCGCGCATCCCGGTGATCCGGTGCGTGCGGTGGCGGCGTTCTTCGACGTCACACTGGCCCGCATCGCCGATCCGTCGGTCCCCTCGGGGTGCCTCATCGCCCAGTCCGCCGCCCAGTCCGCGACCCTGCCGGAGGAGAACGGCGCCCGGGTGCGCGGCCTGCTCGACGCACAGCGCGACCGGGTACGGGCGGCACTGGCGGGCTCGTCGGCCGACACCAGGGCCCTCGACGAGGCCGCCACGTTCGTCGTCGCCGTCAACCAGTCACTGGCCGTACTGAGCCGCGCCGGCACGCCGGACGAGGAGCTGCGGTCCGTCGCCCGGCTCGCGTGCGACACGGTGGCGCACACCCTCGCCCGGCCCCGCACGGGGGCCGCGCCCGAAGGCGTCACCCAGGACTGA
- a CDS encoding IclR family transcriptional regulator encodes MGRLVPAVTRALDILELFLEADGPQSAPDVVRKLQLPRTTVHELLTTLAARSYLVPVPDQPGRYRLGVRAYQLGSRYAEQLDLAAEGQRVAREVAATCDETVHVAILEGADVIYIAKVDSTHAVRMVSAAGRRLPAHCTAVGKMLLASLPEAELDARIEGHELVALTPGSITDPAALRTELATIRERGTATEHRESNPDVSCVAAPVRDSTGRVVAALSISVPMIRWTDTSETELAELATKGARDLSTSLGHRGAWR; translated from the coding sequence ATGGGGCGACTGGTCCCAGCGGTGACCCGGGCACTGGACATACTCGAACTGTTCCTGGAGGCGGACGGCCCGCAGTCGGCCCCCGACGTGGTACGCAAGCTGCAACTGCCGCGCACCACCGTGCACGAACTGCTCACCACCCTGGCGGCCCGCTCCTACCTCGTCCCCGTGCCCGACCAGCCGGGCCGCTACCGCCTCGGCGTCCGCGCGTACCAGCTCGGCAGCCGGTACGCCGAACAGCTCGACCTCGCGGCCGAGGGGCAGCGGGTGGCCCGCGAGGTGGCCGCCACCTGCGACGAGACGGTGCACGTCGCCATCCTGGAGGGCGCCGACGTCATCTACATCGCCAAGGTGGACTCCACGCACGCCGTCCGCATGGTCTCCGCCGCGGGCCGCCGGCTGCCCGCGCACTGCACGGCGGTGGGCAAGATGCTCCTCGCCTCGCTCCCGGAAGCGGAGCTGGACGCCCGCATCGAGGGCCACGAACTGGTCGCCCTCACGCCCGGCAGCATCACCGATCCGGCCGCGCTGCGCACCGAACTCGCCACCATCCGCGAGCGCGGCACCGCCACCGAGCACCGCGAGTCCAACCCCGACGTCTCCTGCGTCGCGGCCCCGGTCCGCGACAGCACCGGCCGCGTCGTCGCCGCCCTCTCCATCTCCGTCCCGATGATCCGCTGGACCGACACCAGCGAGACCGAACTGGCGGAACTGGCCACCAAGGGCGCCCGCGACCTGTCGACGAGCCTGGGGCATCGCGGGGCGTGGCGATGA
- a CDS encoding alpha/beta fold hydrolase codes for MIDGTPPGLPAGFTDTFASRHVDLDEVRLHAVVGGEGPPVLLLAGWPQNWYAWRLLMPRLAEDHRVVAADLRGAGLSGKPLDGYDTGTLAADMVALMAALGHERFAMVGHDVGMWTGYALAADHPDRLDRLAVAEAAVPGLSPSPPLLGSGTANDRLWHFAFNRLPALNEQLVSGREHLFFGEQFATKAAQPLPEHAVRYYVDALAADPEALRASFAYYRALDTTIAQNERRRVRRLTLPVLAIGGADNLGESVATTMRLAADDVRGVVIPACGHYPAEEAPEAMLSALTEFLTP; via the coding sequence ATGATCGACGGCACGCCGCCGGGCCTCCCGGCCGGATTCACCGACACGTTCGCCAGTCGCCATGTCGACCTCGACGAGGTGCGGCTGCACGCCGTCGTCGGAGGCGAGGGTCCTCCGGTACTGCTGCTGGCCGGCTGGCCGCAGAACTGGTACGCCTGGCGGCTGCTGATGCCGCGGCTGGCCGAGGACCACCGGGTCGTCGCGGCCGACCTCCGGGGCGCCGGGCTGTCCGGCAAACCCCTGGACGGGTACGACACGGGCACGCTCGCCGCGGACATGGTGGCGCTGATGGCCGCGCTCGGGCACGAACGGTTCGCCATGGTCGGGCACGACGTCGGGATGTGGACCGGGTACGCGCTGGCCGCCGACCACCCGGACCGGCTCGACCGCCTCGCCGTCGCCGAGGCCGCCGTCCCCGGACTGTCACCCTCGCCGCCCCTGTTGGGCAGCGGTACCGCCAACGACCGCCTCTGGCACTTCGCCTTCAACCGGCTCCCCGCCCTGAACGAGCAACTGGTCAGCGGCCGGGAGCACCTCTTCTTCGGCGAGCAGTTCGCGACGAAGGCGGCCCAGCCGCTGCCCGAGCACGCCGTCCGGTACTACGTCGACGCCCTGGCCGCCGATCCCGAAGCGCTGCGGGCCAGCTTCGCGTACTACCGCGCGCTCGACACGACCATCGCGCAGAACGAGCGCCGCCGGGTCCGGCGGCTCACCCTGCCGGTCCTGGCCATCGGCGGGGCGGACAACCTGGGCGAGTCGGTCGCCACGACGATGCGGCTCGCCGCGGACGACGTACGCGGCGTGGTCATCCCCGCTTGCGGCCACTACCCGGCCGAAGAGGCCCCCGAAGCGATGCTCTCCGCCCTCACGGAGTTCCTGACCCCGTAG
- a CDS encoding HelD family protein, producing the protein MRREQEFIDMLYERLGELRAGAGAAVEGALAVADAGTMQARLERDVTVAEQAGVLAALDAGEHGLCFGRLSFRDGADHHIGRIGIRRDDAERTPLVIDWRADVARPFYLATGHTPMGLRRRRHISTEGRRVTALHDEIMDLADTVRTGHEGTDADTVLLAALDAARTGRMHDIVQTIQAEQDRIIRAPHRGVMVVEGGPGTGKTVVALHRAAYLLYAHRELLARRAVLIVGPNPAFLGYIGEVLPALGETGVLLASPGELFPGITATGTDTPEAAAVKGGAAMADALAAYVRDRQRLPEPGTVIPHDDGDLLLDPDIVLEARHQARETKLPHNLARPHFAFRVIDALTDQLADRLGADPYGGPNFLGPDDIAQLGKAIAASAEVHAAIADLWPVLTPQELVADFLADPVHLPEADAAAIRREGGDGPVEWTPADIPLLDEAAELLGDDDSAAQAAAEAERQERIEYAQGVIDLAYASRTHEFEGKDDEDSEVLGVQDLLDAELLADRHEEADHRTAAERAAADRTWAFGHIIVDEAQELSAMMWRLLMRRCPTRSMTLVGDPAQTAEPGSCGTWESILEPYVGDRWEHIRLGVNYRTPAEIMEVAAEAIRSAYAGTPTAAAFEPPRSVRSTGVPPWSHRTDDLPRAVAEAVARETAAHTEGRLAVIAQRHHHEALLAALPAASAGPVPDLTSPVVLLDPRQAKGLEFDTVLVAEPAEFGVSDLYVALTRATQRLGVVHTQALPTGLEALEAR; encoded by the coding sequence ATGCGCCGGGAGCAGGAATTCATCGACATGCTCTACGAGCGCCTCGGGGAACTGCGCGCCGGGGCGGGGGCCGCGGTGGAGGGCGCCCTGGCGGTCGCCGACGCCGGCACGATGCAGGCGCGGCTGGAGCGTGACGTGACCGTCGCCGAGCAGGCCGGGGTGCTCGCCGCCCTCGACGCGGGCGAGCACGGCCTGTGCTTCGGCCGGCTCTCCTTCCGCGACGGCGCGGACCACCACATCGGCCGGATCGGCATCCGGCGCGACGACGCCGAGCGCACGCCGCTGGTCATCGACTGGCGCGCCGACGTCGCCCGCCCCTTCTACCTGGCCACCGGCCACACCCCGATGGGACTCCGCCGCCGGCGGCACATCTCCACCGAAGGCCGGCGCGTCACCGCCCTGCACGACGAGATCATGGACCTCGCCGACACGGTGCGCACCGGCCACGAGGGCACCGACGCCGACACCGTGCTGCTCGCCGCGCTGGACGCGGCCCGCACCGGCCGGATGCACGACATCGTGCAGACCATCCAGGCCGAGCAGGACCGCATCATCCGCGCCCCGCACCGCGGCGTCATGGTCGTCGAGGGCGGCCCCGGCACCGGCAAGACCGTGGTCGCCCTGCACCGCGCCGCTTACCTGCTGTACGCACACCGCGAGCTGCTCGCCCGCCGCGCCGTGCTGATCGTCGGCCCCAACCCGGCATTCCTCGGCTACATCGGAGAGGTGCTGCCCGCGCTCGGCGAGACCGGCGTCCTGCTCGCCTCACCCGGCGAGCTCTTCCCCGGCATCACCGCGACCGGCACGGACACGCCCGAGGCCGCCGCGGTCAAGGGCGGCGCCGCGATGGCCGACGCGCTGGCCGCGTACGTCCGCGACCGCCAGCGGCTCCCCGAGCCCGGCACCGTCATCCCGCACGACGACGGCGACCTCCTCCTCGACCCGGACATCGTCCTGGAAGCCCGCCATCAGGCGCGCGAGACGAAGCTGCCGCACAACCTCGCACGCCCGCACTTCGCGTTCCGCGTCATCGACGCGCTGACCGACCAGCTCGCCGACCGGCTCGGCGCCGACCCGTACGGCGGCCCGAACTTCCTCGGCCCCGACGACATCGCCCAGCTCGGCAAGGCCATCGCCGCCAGCGCCGAGGTGCACGCCGCCATCGCCGACCTGTGGCCCGTCCTCACCCCGCAGGAACTGGTCGCCGACTTCCTCGCCGACCCCGTGCACCTCCCGGAGGCCGACGCGGCCGCGATCCGGCGCGAGGGCGGCGACGGGCCGGTGGAGTGGACCCCCGCCGACATCCCCCTCCTCGACGAGGCCGCCGAGCTGCTCGGCGACGACGATTCGGCGGCACAGGCCGCTGCCGAGGCCGAGCGCCAGGAGCGGATCGAGTACGCGCAGGGCGTGATCGACCTCGCGTACGCCTCGCGCACGCACGAGTTCGAGGGCAAGGACGACGAGGATTCGGAGGTACTGGGTGTCCAGGACCTCCTCGACGCCGAGTTGCTCGCCGACCGGCACGAGGAGGCCGACCACCGCACCGCGGCCGAGCGCGCCGCCGCCGACCGCACCTGGGCCTTCGGCCACATCATCGTCGACGAGGCGCAGGAGCTGTCCGCGATGATGTGGCGGCTGCTGATGCGCCGCTGCCCGACCCGCTCGATGACCCTGGTCGGCGACCCGGCGCAGACCGCGGAGCCGGGCAGCTGCGGCACATGGGAGTCGATCCTCGAGCCGTACGTCGGCGACCGCTGGGAGCACATCCGCCTCGGCGTCAACTACCGTACCCCCGCCGAGATCATGGAGGTCGCGGCGGAGGCCATCCGGTCCGCGTACGCCGGTACCCCGACGGCCGCGGCCTTCGAGCCGCCGCGCTCGGTCCGCTCCACCGGCGTACCGCCCTGGTCCCACCGCACCGACGACCTGCCGCGCGCGGTCGCCGAGGCGGTCGCCCGGGAGACGGCGGCCCACACCGAGGGCCGGCTCGCGGTCATCGCCCAGCGGCACCACCACGAGGCGCTGCTCGCCGCCCTCCCCGCCGCGTCCGCCGGCCCGGTCCCCGACCTGACCAGCCCGGTCGTCCTCCTGGACCCGCGGCAGGCCAAGGGCCTGGAGTTCGACACGGTGCTCGTGGCGGAACCGGCCGAGTTCGGCGTGAGCGACCTCTACGTCGCCCTCACCCGGGCCACCCAGCGGCTGGGCGTGGTGCACACGCAGGCGCTGCCGACGGGCCTGGAGGCACTGGAAGCGCGCTGA